One Micromonospora sp. FIMYZ51 genomic window carries:
- a CDS encoding LLM class F420-dependent oxidoreductase: protein MELRIFTEPQQGASYDDLLAVARRAEETGFGAFFRSDHYLKMGSVSGEPGPTDAWTTLAGLARDTRSIRLGTLMTAATFRLPGPLAITVAQVDQMSGGRVELGIGTGWYDAEHSAYGIPFPGLGERFDRLAEQLAVITGLWRTPPGETFDFAGKHYQVSDSPALPKPVQRPHPPILLGGMGAKRTPALAARYADEFNLPFVSIADTVTQFGRMRAACQEIGRDPAELTWSNALVLCCGRDDAEVARRAEAIGREPAELRENGLAGTPAEVVDRIGRYAETGTQRIYLQVLDLSDLDHLDLVATEVMRQL, encoded by the coding sequence ATGGAACTGCGGATCTTCACCGAACCTCAGCAGGGTGCCAGCTACGACGACCTGCTCGCCGTGGCCCGTCGCGCCGAGGAGACCGGCTTCGGCGCCTTCTTCCGCTCCGACCACTACCTCAAGATGGGCTCGGTAAGTGGCGAACCCGGCCCCACCGACGCCTGGACCACCCTGGCCGGACTGGCCCGCGACACCCGATCGATCCGGCTCGGCACGCTGATGACCGCCGCGACGTTCCGGCTGCCCGGCCCGCTCGCCATCACCGTCGCCCAGGTCGACCAGATGAGCGGCGGCCGGGTCGAGCTGGGCATCGGCACCGGCTGGTACGACGCCGAGCACAGCGCGTACGGAATCCCGTTCCCCGGGCTGGGGGAGCGGTTCGACCGACTGGCCGAGCAGCTGGCCGTGATCACCGGTCTGTGGCGGACCCCGCCGGGCGAGACGTTCGACTTCGCCGGCAAGCACTACCAGGTAAGCGACTCGCCCGCACTGCCCAAGCCGGTGCAGCGACCGCACCCGCCGATCCTGCTCGGCGGGATGGGCGCGAAGCGTACGCCGGCGCTCGCCGCCCGGTACGCCGACGAGTTCAACCTGCCCTTCGTCTCGATCGCCGACACGGTCACCCAGTTCGGCCGGATGCGCGCCGCGTGCCAGGAGATCGGTCGGGACCCGGCTGAGCTGACCTGGTCCAACGCGCTGGTGCTCTGCTGCGGGCGGGACGACGCCGAGGTGGCCCGGCGGGCCGAAGCGATCGGCCGGGAGCCGGCCGAACTGCGCGAGAACGGGCTGGCCGGCACGCCGGCCGAGGTCGTCGACAGGATCGGTCGGTACGCGGAGACCGGCACCCAGCGCATCTACCTCCAGGTGCTCGACCTCAGCGACCTGGACCACCTGGACCTGGTCGCCACCGAGGTGATGCGGCAGCTCTGA